TCCGGATGATATTGAACAGAAAAAACGGGAAGATCCTTATGTCGTAAGCCTTCGACCGTTTCGTCGTTCAAATTTATCTCTGTAACAATGGCGCCGCGATTTTCCAAATCTTCCTTAGTGGAAGCAAACCCGTGATTTTGGGAAGTGATTGAGACTTTACCGGTCTCAAGGTTTTTCACCGGTTGATTTCCACCCCGATGCCCGAATTTCAGTTTAAATGTTTCAGCTCCCAAGGCATGGGTAAGCATCTGATGACCCAGGCAAATCCCAAACGTAGGTAATACTTCAATCAACTTTGCAACTGTCTTATGAACGTAGGTCACCGCCGCTGGATCACCCGGACCATTGGATAAAAAAAGTCCGGTGGGGTTACGCTCCAAAACTTCCTCCGCAGAGGTGGATGCTGGAACAACTTCCACTTCAAAACCGTGGTATCTAAGTTTGCGGTAGATATTATACTTCGCGCCCAAATCAAATGCCACTATACGGAACTGGGGTCTTTCCAAAACCGGCGGCTCAAGCAATGTACCCGGGACAGTGAATGGAGTTTTTTCCAATCCTTCTGAATCCCAGAAAAATGCCTCCTTGCAGGTCACCTCTTTTACATAATCCGCGCCAACCAATCCACCCCAGGTTCTGGCCTTTTCAACCGCTTCTTCGTCGGAGATATCTTCAGTCGATATGCACGATTTCAGCGCACCATGTACACGAAGCCGCTTGGTAATGGTTCGCGTGTCTACTCCAGATACTCCCGGAATTCCATTTCGAGCCAAATAAGCGTCCAAACTCTCTTTGCTTTGCCAATTGCTGGTCACGGGACTGAGATCCCTTACAACAAATCCAGCAACTTTTGGTCCCGAGGATTCTTCATCTCCCGGATTGATCCCATAGTTACCTATCTGGGGAGTTGTCATTGTGACGATTTGTCCGTAATAGGATGGATCAGTAAGGATCTCCTGGTAACCAGTCATACTGGTGTTGAACACCCCTTCTCCCAGCACAGT
This portion of the Verrucomicrobiota bacterium genome encodes:
- the carA gene encoding glutamine-hydrolyzing carbamoyl-phosphate synthase small subunit, whose product is MSKKRTGVLAFEDGSVFRGISFGAQKTVLGEGVFNTSMTGYQEILTDPSYYGQIVTMTTPQIGNYGINPGDEESSGPKVAGFVVRDLSPVTSNWQSKESLDAYLARNGIPGVSGVDTRTITKRLRVHGALKSCISTEDISDEEAVEKARTWGGLVGADYVKEVTCKEAFFWDSEGLEKTPFTVPGTLLEPPVLERPQFRIVAFDLGAKYNIYRKLRYHGFEVEVVPASTSAEEVLERNPTGLFLSNGPGDPAAVTYVHKTVAKLIEVLPTFGICLGHQMLTHALGAETFKLKFGHRGGNQPVKNLETGKVSITSQNHGFASTKEDLENRGAIVTEINLNDETVEGLRHKDLPVFSVQYHPEASPGPHDSDPLFDDFYQLVSKLS